The DNA segment AAAGTAAGTAGAAGTGTAGAATATTCTTATGCAGTTTTTGGAAAATATCTGAAAATGCTTGCATATGATTCAAAATATTCAAAATTCTTTTTAGGAGTTCCAGGAATTCTTTTGTTGATTGGGGGAGTAGCCACTGTATTTGGATATACTGCAGAGATCTTTGCAGTACTTGTAAGTATTCTAGGAGGAGCATTTTTGATTAGAGCATTTGACATCGATAGAGCATGGTCAAGTTGGTCAAAACCAACACCCATGGGTTTTATCAGAATGTTTACTATGGTAGCAGGAGTTTTACTGATTCTTTCATCAATACCATCTGGAGTTAGTGCTATTGATACAGAATTAGTTGAAGCAGACACAGAATTCATTGCTAAAATTACAAACAAATTGATTGTCGGACAATTTGTATCTGGAGCATTACCAATTTTATGGATAGGTATGGGAGCAATATTTGCTGGAACATTACTAAGTAACTGGATTGGTGGAATTCCAAGACAAATTACTGACATCTTAAGAATTATTGTTCTTGGTGCTCTTTATCCAACCATATTTCAATTCACAAATATTATGATTAACGATGAGCCTGCACTAACTTTGATTCCGCCACTATTAGGAGGCTTGGCAGCAACATTAATTTCAGCCACAATTCTCTTTAAAAAATACAGAAAACATAAAGATCAAGAGATGATTTCAGACTAATTTTATTCTAGGATAAATCAATTAATCTAATTATTGAAAAACACTGATATCTTCAATCATGTATGAATCATCAAGTGGTGATAAGACATTAGCAAGATCAAAGATTTAGTTTTTCAGCTATCAGGACTCTATAAGATTTATGGAAAAAGATTGGAGAGTGAAATTCGTACTGGAGATATTCCAAATCATGTTGCCCTAATTTTAGACGGTAACAGAAGATGGGCAAAAAGACATCTATCGATGCCAAAAAGTGGGCATTGGAAAGGCGCTGATGCCGTAGAAAACCTTCTTGACTGGTGTGAAGAATTAGATATCAAAATTGTCACACTATATGCACTTTCAGCAGAAAATCTAGATAGAGATGATGAAGAATTAGAATATCTCTATGAGTTAATTCGTATGAGATTAGAGAAATTACTCAAAGATCCTAGAATTCATAGAAGTAAGATGAGAGTGAAGGGAATTGGAAGAATAGAATTACTTCCAGAATCCATCAAAAAAGTTCTAAAACAATTAGATGATGCGACCAAAAACTATGATAATCATTTTCTAAACATTGCACTTGCATATGGTGGACAAAATGAATTAGAAGACGCTGTGAAAAAGATTGGAGAAAAAATCAAAGACGGGTCATTGGATGTAAAAGATATCAACAAAAAAGAAATCGAAGCAAACCTATACACATCACATTTACCACAATCATCTCCAGATATGATCTTAAGAACGTCAGGAGAAAAAAGACTAAGTGGATTTCTCATGTGGCAAAGTGCATATAGTGAATTAGTTTTTATGGATATTTTTTGGCCTGAATTTAGAAAAATAGATTTAATGAGGGCAATTAGGACTTATCAAGAGAGGAAAAGAAGATTAGGGAAATGATTGAAGAGACATCTGCAGGAATTGTATTATTTAGAAAAGAAGGAACGGGGAATTTATTTTTGCTTTTACATTATCCTTCAGGGCATTGGGATTTTGTAAAAGGCAAAATGGAGAATGGGGAATCAATTAAAGAAACAGCAATAAGAGAAACACAAGAAGAGACAGGAATTACAGATATTACATTTTTAGAAAACTTTGAAGAATGGATTGAATATAATTTTCAATATCAAGGAGAACTGGTTCATAAAAAAGTGGTATTTTTCTTAGCTGAAACAAAGGAAACAGATGTCAAAATTTCACATGAGCATCTTGATTACACATGGATGGATTATAACACAGCAATGGAAAAAACTACGTTTGATAATGCAAAGACAGTTTTAACAAAAGCACAGATGTTACTTTCCAAAACTCTGTAACTGCAATTCTTTTGCAGCATCTACAGGGTTTTTAGAGTTCAAAATTGTTCTGCCAACAATCAAGTAATTAGTTCCAGATGAAATTACTTCATTAGCACTACCGCCTTGAGTACCAACACCAGGTGAGAAAATACTCAAATTTTTTCCTGCTTTTTTAGAACAAAATTGAATGATTTTTGGAAATGTAGCCCCTACAACTATTCCATCAACATTTGCAGTAAGTGCCCAATTCAAAAATAGTTGGTACAATTGTTGTTTTTTACCCATTTTGATTTCCATATCATACGATAGCTTAGCCTCAGGCGCACTCATATGACATAATGTGATTACCCCTTTCTCATTTTTGTGAGCAGACTTTACAAGATTTTTTAGACTATCAAGGCCCATTATCGGATTTGCAATTACTGCATCAAACCCCAAATTCCACAAATGCTCTGTGGTTACTCTATTGGTATTTCCAATATCATTTAGTTTGATATCTGCAATTGTTTGTAATCCATACTTATGGGCTGTTTTGTTTATTTTTAGAATTTCCTTTCCACTTAATGGTAAAAGTAAATGAAAGTTTAGTTTAATTCCACATAGGAAT comes from the Candidatus Nitrosopumilus sediminis genome and includes:
- a CDS encoding DUF373 family protein, with translation MSHQTGKVEKDVNASTANKLLVICIDRDNDVGEKAGIITPVIGRDACIEAAQRLALEDPEDADSNSIFAAIKTYEDLISKGYQVEVVTVAGVKDRGVQADEKILVETRKVLEKFSANGAVIVSDGEDDESVIPVIQNVLPVVSVQRVVMKVSRSVEYSYAVFGKYLKMLAYDSKYSKFFLGVPGILLLIGGVATVFGYTAEIFAVLVSILGGAFLIRAFDIDRAWSSWSKPTPMGFIRMFTMVAGVLLILSSIPSGVSAIDTELVEADTEFIAKITNKLIVGQFVSGALPILWIGMGAIFAGTLLSNWIGGIPRQITDILRIIVLGALYPTIFQFTNIMINDEPALTLIPPLLGGLAATLISATILFKKYRKHKDQEMISD
- the uppS gene encoding polyprenyl diphosphate synthase; translated protein: MESEIRTGDIPNHVALILDGNRRWAKRHLSMPKSGHWKGADAVENLLDWCEELDIKIVTLYALSAENLDRDDEELEYLYELIRMRLEKLLKDPRIHRSKMRVKGIGRIELLPESIKKVLKQLDDATKNYDNHFLNIALAYGGQNELEDAVKKIGEKIKDGSLDVKDINKKEIEANLYTSHLPQSSPDMILRTSGEKRLSGFLMWQSAYSELVFMDIFWPEFRKIDLMRAIRTYQERKRRLGK
- a CDS encoding bis(5'-nucleosyl)-tetraphosphatase; the encoded protein is MIEETSAGIVLFRKEGTGNLFLLLHYPSGHWDFVKGKMENGESIKETAIRETQEETGITDITFLENFEEWIEYNFQYQGELVHKKVVFFLAETKETDVKISHEHLDYTWMDYNTAMEKTTFDNAKTVLTKAQMLLSKTL
- a CDS encoding orotidine 5'-phosphate decarboxylase, which produces MATFKTRLSQISKTNGKVILANDYDLSVKNLESKTIQNIKQLHPFLCGIKLNFHLLLPLSGKEILKINKTAHKYGLQTIADIKLNDIGNTNRVTTEHLWNLGFDAVIANPIMGLDSLKNLVKSAHKNEKGVITLCHMSAPEAKLSYDMEIKMGKKQQLYQLFLNWALTANVDGIVVGATFPKIIQFCSKKAGKNLSIFSPGVGTQGGSANEVISSGTNYLIVGRTILNSKNPVDAAKELQLQSFGK